The Arthrobacter sp. OAP107 DNA segment CCGGACGGCGCCGATTTCGACGTCGACCGCGTCCTCCATCCCGGCAGGGAAGAGGTAGTGGTGGTCGGCGGCGGTGGTGCAGCCGGAGAGAAGCAATTCGGCGAGGGCCACGGTGGCCGCGAGGTCAAGATCCCGCGGGGTCAGCCTGGCCCAGACCGGGTAGAGGTTCTGCAGCCAGGGGAACAGCGGTGCGTTGGCCACCGGACCCCAGGCGCGGGTGAGTGTTTGGTAGAAGTGGTGATGCGTGTTGATCAGGCCGGGCAACACCACGTGGTTGCCGGCCTCGAAGGTCTGTCCACAGGTTGCGGAAGGCGTCTGGCCGGCGCCGAGCACCTCCACGATTTTGCCGCCGCTGATCACCAGGCCGCCCGAGGCGTCGAGGCCGTTGGCGGTGAAGGCCGCCAGCGGGTTCCGGATCCAGAGCCGGGACGCGGGCGCCGGCTGGGGGAGCGTCGATGAAAGGTGGGAGAACTGGGTCATGAGGGTCCTTGTCTGAGCGTGCTGATACTTCCAGCTCAGTGGTCCTGTCTGCTGATCCAGGGGACTTGCTGCCCGACGGCGGTGCGTCCGGGCGGCGGGTCGGCACCAGCGTAGGGCGGGCGCGGGACGGCGGTCAATGGCCGCGCTTTGTGACCGGACCGGGTGGCAGGTCCGCCCTGCAGTCCGGGAAGGGGCCGCCGTGAGGCACTCGAAACACACATTTCACATTGCGAAATTAAATTTCCAGAAAACTATGGCGCGGGCCACATTCCGGTGCTAATCTCGATGTTGCCAAAGGCGGGCACCCGGGACTCCGGGAAGCTATCTACCAGGCGCAACTTAACCTTCAAAAGCACATGCTGAAGCCTGGTAACCGTCGCACTTGGTCTTTTCCGTTCCGTCGCGGGGTACCGGCTTCCACAGCAAAGGGGAGTCGCATCATGAGTACCACCGTCACGGCCGAGGCATACCTGGCCAGGTCCATCCAGTTGGCAACTGCCAACGTCCTGAACAGCGGCGGCCCGTTCGGCGCCGTGATCGTCACCGCCGACGGTCAGACGTTCGACGGCGTCAACCGGGTCACCGCCGACAACGATCCCACCGCCCACGCCGAGGTCACGGCCATCCGCCGCGCATGCAGCGGTCTTGGCACCTTCGACCTCCGCGGAGCCACCCTCTACAGCAGCTGCGAGCCATGCCCCATGTGCCTGGCCTCGGCGCTCTGGGCCCGCATCGACCGGGTCGTCTTCGCCGCCGACCGGCACGACGCCGCCTCCGTGGGCTTCGACGACGCCGTCTTCTACGAGTACTTCGACAACGAGGACCGGCACGCCCTGATGCCGGTCTCCAAGCTCGAACTTGGCCACCCCGAAGCCCCGGCCATCCTGGAACCGTTCAACACCTGGAACACGCTCGACTCCAGGATTGACTACTAGGGCCCGGTGGCTGACATGACAATCCTGGACAACACAGCTGAAAAGCAGGCTGCGCTTCAGGGCGCGGGGCAGACAGCGGCACTCGAAATGCACCAGACAACCGGGAAAGCACAGCGGGGCACCGGCCCCAAGCCCCCGGTGTCGAACTCGTTCCTGGACCGCTTCTTCCACATCACCCGGCGCGGTTCCACCGTTGCCCGCGAGGTGCGCGGCGGACTGGTCACCTTCTTCACGATGGCCTACATCGTCATCCTGAATCCGCTGATCCTTGGCGGCTTCAGTGCGGACAACGCCCCCACGGACGTCGCCGGCGGCTGGCTTTCCGCGGCGCAGGTGGGCGCAGTCACCGGGCTGACAGCCGGCGTCATGACCATCGCGTTCGGCCTCATCGCCAACCTGCCGTTCGGCCTGGCCGCGGGACTGGGTATCAACTCCTTCCTCGCGGTGGCAGTCATCCACGAGGTCACCTGGGCCGAGGCCATGGGCCTGGTGGTCATCAACGGCATCCTGATTGTCCTTTTCGGTGTCACCGGCGCGCGGACCGCGATCTTCCGCGCCGTGCCCAAGGAGCTCAAAGCCGCCATCACGGTGGGCATCGGCCTGTTCATCGCCTTCATCGGCTTCGTGGACTCGGGCTTCGTCAAGGCCACCGCCGGCGGGCCCCCGGTCCAGCTCGGCGACAACGGCTCCATCACGTCCATCCCCACCATGGTGTTCATCGTTGGCCTGCTGGTCATGGGCATCCTCGTGGCACGGAAGGTCCAGGGCGGGCTGCTCATCGGCATCGTGGCCACCACGGCACTCGCCGCCGTCGTCGAGGCACTCATGCACATCGGCCCGGCCAGCGACACCAACCCGGGCGGCTGGCACCTGAACACGCCGGTGCTGTCCGGCCACCTGGTCTCCGCGCCGGACCTCGGCCTGGTGGGTCAGTTCGACCTGTTCGGTGCCTTCGGCCGGATCGGCGGCCTGGCCGCGACGATGCTGGTGTTCACGCTCGTGTTCACCAACTTCTTCGACGCCATGGGTACCATGACCGGCCTCGCGAAGAGCGCCGGCGTGGCGCACAAGGACGGCACGTTCCCCCGGCTCAAGTCCGCCTTCATCGTCGAAGGTGTGGGCGCGGTGGTGGGCGGTGCTACATCGGGTTCCTCCAACACTGTGTACATCGACTCCGCCGCGGGCATCGGCGAGGGCGCCCGCACGGGGCTGGCCTCGGTGGTCACCGGCGCGCTGTTCCTGGGCTCGATGTTCCTCACCCCGCTCACCAGCGTGGTGCCGCTCGAGGTGGCAGCCGCCGCCCTGGTGGTGGTGGGCGCGATGATGATGGCGCAGATCCGCGAAATCAAGTTCACCAAGTTCGCGGTGGCGCTGCCGGCCTTCCTGACGATCGTCACCATGCCGCTGAGCTACTCGATCGCCAACGGCATCGGCGTGGGCTTTGTGACCTGGGCAGTGATCGGCGCGGCCTCCGGCAAGGCGAAGAAGATCCACCCGCTGATGTGGGTGGTCACCGTGGGCTTCATTGTCTACTTCGCGCGCGGTCCGATCGGCTCGCTGCTCGGGGCGTAGGCCAGCGGCACGGCCCGGCCACGACGCGGTAAATGCCCGGCGACGCGCAAGCGGCCGGAGGACACGGGAATCCCCGCATCCCCGGACCGTTTGCGCGTCGCCGGGCCGGACCGGCGTCGAATGCTTTCAACTACCAGGAATAGGAACGAGAATATGGGCACCATCGCACGGGAAGAGGGAGTGCTGCCATGCTGGATCTGATGCCTTCTCTGGCCGGCTGGCGCCCGGCGGCCTCCGGGGAACGCTGCGCCGTTGCCACCATCATCACCGCCAGCGGCTCCGTGCCGCGGCCGCCCGGGACCTCCATGCTGGTGTCCGAATCCGGCGAGATACTCGGCAGCCTCTCCGGCGGCTGTGTTGAAGGCGCCGTGGTTGCGTCGGCGCTGGAAGTGATGGCCGACGGCGGCACCCGCCTTGAGGCGTTCGGCTTCAGCAGCGAGGATGCGTTCGCCGTCGGGCTCACCTGCGGCGGTGAGCTGGAGGTCCACATCCAGCCGCTGGACGGCAGCGCCGCCGGGTTCGGCGCGCTCCGGAAGTTCGCCGCCGGGGACCCCGAACGGCCGCTGGCCCTGATCCGGCGCATCAACGGCGCCGGGGCCGCCAAGACCGTGCCCGGCAGCGCATTGGGGGCTGCCGGATCCCAGGGGGCCGGAACTCAGGTGACGGCGTCCGCCGAACCGCCGACCGTCGTCGTGGTTCCCGATCCCGGCACGTTTGAGGTTGCGGGATCGGCGGAGCTCGCGGCAATGCTGGGGCTGGACACCCTGAAGCTGGACGCCCTGAACCTGGACGCCCCGAACCTGGACGCCGGGGCCAGGCGGGAAACACTCCTGGCGGCCGCGGCCCAACTCGAGCCGCTGCTGCGCGGCGGCCGGACGGGGCTGGTCCGGCTGGCGCCGCCACACGGCTGCGGCGGCGTTCCGGCCGGTGGCGGCGGCGCGGAGACCTCGCATGAACCGTTGACCCTGCTGGTTGAGAGCCGCCTGCCGCGGGCCCGGCTGCTGGTGTTCGGCGCCAACGACTTCGGCGCGGCGCTGGTGCCGGCCGCGAAGCTGCTCGGCTACCGCGTCACCTTGTGCGATGCCCGGCCGGCGTTCGCGGCGCAGGAGCGTTTTGCCGCCGCGGACGAGGTGGCCACCGGCTGGCCCCACCGGTATCTCGCCGCGGAGGCCGCCGCAGGCAGGATCGATGCCCGCACGGTCATCTGCGTCCTCACCCACGACCCCAAGTTCGACATTCCGCTGCTGCAGGAAGCGCTGGAGCTGGACGTTGCCTTCGTCGGCGCCCTGGGCTCGCGCCGCAGCCACCGGCAGCGCATCGACGGGCTGCTCGAGGCAGGAGTCGCACCGGAGCGACTGGCCCTGCTGCATTCGCCCATCGGCCTGGATCTCGGCGC contains these protein-coding regions:
- a CDS encoding nucleoside deaminase, which encodes MSTTVTAEAYLARSIQLATANVLNSGGPFGAVIVTADGQTFDGVNRVTADNDPTAHAEVTAIRRACSGLGTFDLRGATLYSSCEPCPMCLASALWARIDRVVFAADRHDAASVGFDDAVFYEYFDNEDRHALMPVSKLELGHPEAPAILEPFNTWNTLDSRIDY
- a CDS encoding NCS2 family permease, with translation MTILDNTAEKQAALQGAGQTAALEMHQTTGKAQRGTGPKPPVSNSFLDRFFHITRRGSTVAREVRGGLVTFFTMAYIVILNPLILGGFSADNAPTDVAGGWLSAAQVGAVTGLTAGVMTIAFGLIANLPFGLAAGLGINSFLAVAVIHEVTWAEAMGLVVINGILIVLFGVTGARTAIFRAVPKELKAAITVGIGLFIAFIGFVDSGFVKATAGGPPVQLGDNGSITSIPTMVFIVGLLVMGILVARKVQGGLLIGIVATTALAAVVEALMHIGPASDTNPGGWHLNTPVLSGHLVSAPDLGLVGQFDLFGAFGRIGGLAATMLVFTLVFTNFFDAMGTMTGLAKSAGVAHKDGTFPRLKSAFIVEGVGAVVGGATSGSSNTVYIDSAAGIGEGARTGLASVVTGALFLGSMFLTPLTSVVPLEVAAAALVVVGAMMMAQIREIKFTKFAVALPAFLTIVTMPLSYSIANGIGVGFVTWAVIGAASGKAKKIHPLMWVVTVGFIVYFARGPIGSLLGA
- a CDS encoding XdhC family protein, whose protein sequence is MLDLMPSLAGWRPAASGERCAVATIITASGSVPRPPGTSMLVSESGEILGSLSGGCVEGAVVASALEVMADGGTRLEAFGFSSEDAFAVGLTCGGELEVHIQPLDGSAAGFGALRKFAAGDPERPLALIRRINGAGAAKTVPGSALGAAGSQGAGTQVTASAEPPTVVVVPDPGTFEVAGSAELAAMLGLDTLKLDALNLDAPNLDAGARRETLLAAAAQLEPLLRGGRTGLVRLAPPHGCGGVPAGGGGAETSHEPLTLLVESRLPRARLLVFGANDFGAALVPAAKLLGYRVTLCDARPAFAAQERFAAADEVATGWPHRYLAAEAAAGRIDARTVICVLTHDPKFDIPLLQEALELDVAFVGALGSRRSHRQRIDGLLEAGVAPERLALLHSPIGLDLGAVTPAEVAVSITAELIAARTAGAACTPLRDGTGPIHSLPAGGTEPASGGTEPASSHQPALTAEQASQEIAWT